A single region of the Drosophila takahashii strain IR98-3 E-12201 chromosome 2R, DtakHiC1v2, whole genome shotgun sequence genome encodes:
- the mahj gene encoding protein mahjong isoform X1: MSEGSGSENAAAAEASAEAAAEAEAATEAALMAEAVAVAYQSEDEEEAEVEVEEDQEAADNQDEEPAEQQDGEGEAEAEEDADAMSVENAENESDSGGNPEEAAAADRRQATKKELTQIIDKWEQQQTQNGYDPVPTLRSLAEIFEREKDVYRRKDPDPLDSRHPYRADPSCQYGLLLKLLFRKDTFMSKLLNDYLRENYFSRQSVSRSSLELNILACRLILEIMPGMETSAVFQTAEGDGTINRIYTWAEDSIEPLQSYATGLLAEAMEVSDIAINFRDQNIRLVPKMIKRLHMLLAISKSPDANTSLNNQSADSSAAGMLSWVACASNASAPQSPQHNGSGMGASSSQHGDASNMSILFENSRDAFPVSRYYKRMYIPLHPPTADTSQMLIMRFLTSLGEYQEFLAMAFENNVMQLIFGYLENLDRRDTCLAYEVLKYLASLLCHKKFALEFISHGGLELLLKVPRPSLATTGVSIAIYYLAYCEDAMERICSMQRSLISELVRYALWILGRCHDSSKCHATMFFSLSFQFKVILEEFDAQDGLRKLYNVISVLKILDPSHNDSDNDSDINEDVECASRQMVRHVCVALKRYMEAHFFYKYNSFLCQHNAASSSPSSNHYFNQNPTVAAKLNFDQLHDQIRTLQEHTSIRAHWQPVDQLMKLGGITMLLRIIAFSYDWVNSGRSETVRSALDVLSVCCIIPRVYVVLCERLLMLDKTTTSGFCSVLGAAAGEITSDAEVIKSALAVLCHCVCSPIIRKDSGSSLIKFGNSSRKNKANHKYAEELIERVWECVCSNNGIVVLLSLMQTKGPITDADCIRGMACRALAGLARSDRVRQIVSKLPLFAGGQLQTLMRDPILQEKRAEHVIFQKYALELLERVSGKTKPLNNPLDPSLSNMHKANVIAQTRIQYNKQQLYQLIFEHLESNGLSQTAQMLQREVGLPLQTPTTRSFHQSPFDYKSLPSGSGSLSRNRLRSRMQDVNAAIMGSTDLNRSFGEDSSMAAGAGSSNAGDGGVSIPNFGCLNTTQTPIKIRRTDRNSVSRSIQKQSLEPGGMSVGLPDDGQLHPKRITLNTIVTEYLTNQHSLCNNPVTTCPQFDLYEPHKCPDPKPSRLLSSNYNLTSRHARTQAGFNTGRFDRRYVHTHFSPWRSIRSADYEDLEFTCCDLVGKYIIVGTQQGDGRVFNMNDGVEQFFSNCHNFSVDAIKANRAGDLVITSSFWRTPTSILWSIADDEFKLKLRLPDVTYCEFSQTAQDRLLGTQNECCTLFDINTGSKVASFTPTIPNLYTKNRATLCRTDELILSDGVLWDVRSGKEIHKFEKFNQCISGVFHPNCLEIIANTEVWDLRTFHLLQTVPVLDQRNCTFSPMHVIYGASLGADRDHDMETTTYDTSFNVLDAYDYSSIATIDVKRNINDLSVSANGSLIAVVEDYSGYESKQETYVKIYAVGVKKSERSEEEDDEEVPESDEDGSETGSENTFALGPNFMGFPLLRNLGLGSDNDDDDGDLDDDGDDGDLMDSDDDMDDDDGSDNGDDEGDFEDVLEYFERSSSDD, encoded by the exons ATGTCTGAGGGCAGTGGAAGCGAGAATGCGGCCGCAGCAGAGGCGTCGGCAGAGGCAGCGGCCGAGGCAGAGGCGGCGACCGAGGCCGCGCTGATGGCAGAGGCAGTGGCGGTGGCCTACCAGAGCGAAgatgaggaggaggcggaggtcGAGGTCGAGGAGGATCAGGAGGCGGCCGATAACCAGGACGAGGAGCCCGCCGAACAGCAGGATGGCGAGGGGGAAGCAGAGGCCGAGGAGGATGCCGACGCCATGAGTGTGGAAAACGCGGAAAACGAAAGCGACAGCGGTGGAAATCCGGAGGAGGCTGCTGCCGCCGACCGCCGCCAGGCCACCAAAAAGGAGCTCACCCAGATCATCGACAAGtgggagcagcagcagacccAAAATGGCTACGATCCAGTGCCCACTTTGAGGAG TCTGGCGGAGATCTTTGAGCGCGAGAAGGACGTTTACCGGCGCAAGGACCCAGATCCCTTGGACTCGCGACATCCCTACAGAGCCGATCCCAGCTGCCAGTACGGATTGCTGCTGAAGCTGCTCTTTCGCAAGGATACCTTTATGAGCAAA CTACTCAACGACTATCTGCGTGAGAACTACTTCAGTCGCCAGAGCGTTAGTCGCAGTTCTCTGGAACTGAACATCCTGGCCTGCCGCCTCATCCTGGAGATCATGCCGGGCATGGAGACCTCTGCCGTCTTCCAGACCGCCGAAGGTGACGGCACCATCAACCGCATCTACACCTGGGCGGAGGACAGCATTGAACCGCTGCAGAGCTATGCCACTGGACTTTTGGCGGAAGCCATGGAAGTCAGCGACATTGCCATCAACTTCCGGGATCAGAACATCCGCCTGGTGCCCAAGATGATCAAGCGCCTGCACATGCTGCTGGCCATCAGCAAGAGTCCGGATGCGAATACCTCGCTAAACAACCAATCGGCGGACAGCAGTGCGGCGGGAATGCTCAGCTGGGTGGCCTGCGCCAGCAATGCCTCTGCACCGCAGTCGCCGCAGCACAATGGCAGCGGAATGGGAGCCAGTTCCTCGCAGCATGGCGACGCCTCCAATATGTCCATACTCTTCGAGAACAGCCGGGATGCCTTTCCCGTGTCCCGCTATTACAAACGGATGTACATCCCATTGCATCCGCCCACGGCGGACACCAGCCAAATGCTAATCATGCGCTTCCTAACCAGCCTCGGCGAATATCAGGAGTTCCTGGCCATGGCCTTTGAAAACAATGTGATGCAGCTGATCTTCGGCTACCTGGAGAACTTGGATCGCAGAGACACCTGCTTGGCCTACGAGGTTCTCAAGTATCTGGCTTCGCTTCTCTGCCACAAGAAGTTTGCCTTGGAGTTTATTTCCCACGGCGGACTGGAG ttaCTTTTAAAAGTACCACGCCCCAGTTTGGCCACCACAGGCGTTTCCATCGCCATCTACTACCTCGCCTACTGCGAGGACGCCATGGAGCGCATCTGCAGTATGCAACGTTCACTCATTTCGGAGCTGGTGCGCTACGCCCTTTGGATCCTGGGTCGCTGCCATGACTCCTCCAAGTGCCATGCCACCATGTTCTTCAGTCTGAGCTTCCAGTTTAAGGTTATTCTAGAGGAGTTCGATGCCCAGGATGGACTGAGAAAGCTCTACAATGTG ATCTCAGTGCTGAAGATCCTTGATCCGAGTCACAATGACAGCGACAACGACTCTGATATCAACGAAGATGTGGAATGTGCTTCCCGGCAAATGGTGCGCCATGTGTGCGTAGCTTTAAAGCGCTATATGGAGGCGCACTTTTTCTACAAGTACAACAGCTTCCTGTGCCAGCACAACGCGGCCTCCTCGTCGCCTTCGTCCAACCACTACTTCAACCAGAATCCCACAGTGGCGGCCAAGCTGAATTTCGACCAGCTGCACGACCAGATTCGCACGCTCCAAGAGCACACCTCAATTCGGGCTCACTGGCAGCCGGTGGATCAGCTGATGAAGCTCGGCGGCATCACCATGCTGCTCAGGATCATCGCCTTTAGCTACGATTGGGTGAACAGCGGACGCTCGGAGACGGTGCGTTCGGCCTTGGATGTCTTGAGCGTTTGCTGCATCATTCCACGCGTCTACGTGGTTCTCTGCGAACGTCTGCTGATGCTGGACAAAACTACAACCTCGGGATTCTGCTCTGTTCTGGGCGCTGCTGCAGGAGAGATCACCTCGGATGCGGAGGTTATCAAGTCTGCTTTAGCGGTGCTCTGTCACTGTGTCTGCTCGCCCATCATTCGCAAGGATAGCGGCAGCAGTCTGATTAAGTTTGGAAACTCCTCGCGGAAGAACAAGGCCAATCACAAGTACGCCGAGGAGCTAATTGAGCGGGTGTGGGAGTGTGTGTGCTCCAACAATGGCATCGTAGTGCTGCTATCGCTGATGCAGACCAAGGGACCGATTACGGATGCGGACTGCATCCGAGGAATGGCCTGCCGAGCACTGGCGGGTCTAGCTCGCTCTGATAGAGTGAGGCAAATTGTCAGCAAGCTTCCTTTGTTCGCTGGCGGACAGCTGCAGACACTGATGCGCGATCCCATACTCCAGGAGAAGCGGGCCGAGCATGTGATCTTCCAGAAATACGCGCTGGAGCTGCTCGAAAGGGTTTCGGGCAAGACGAAGCCGCTCAACAATCCGCTGGATCCGTCGCTCTCCAATATGCACAAGGCCAATGTGATTGCCCAGACGCGCATCCAGTACAACAAGCAGCAGCTGTATCAGCTTATATTCGAGCACCTCGAGAGCAATGGTCTTTCGCAGACGGCACAAATGCTGCAGCGTGAGGTGGGTCTTCCACTGCAGACGCCGACCACGCGCAGCTTTCATCAGTCGCCGTTTGACTACAAATCGCTGCCCAGTGGCAGTGGTTCGCTGTCGAGGAATCGCCTGCGAAGCCGCATGCAAGATGTGAATGCAGCGATCATGGGGAGCACAGATTTGAACCGGAGCTTTGGCGAGGATTCATCGATGGCTGCGGGAGCAGGAAGCAGCAATGCGGGCGACGGAGGAGTCAGCATACCGAACTTTGGCTGCCTCAACACCACGCAGACGCCCATTAAGATCAGGAGGACAGATAGGAACTCGGTGAGCCGCTCGATTCAGAAGCAATCGCTGGAGCCTGGCGGCATGTCGGTGGGTTTGCCGGATGACGGGCAGCTGCATCCCAAGAGAATCACCCTGAATACCATCGTCACGGAATATCTCACCAATCAGCACTCGCTGTGCAACAATCCGGTGACCACCTGCCCGCAGTTCGATCTGTATGAGCCGCACAAGTGTCCGGATCCCAAGCCCAGTCGTCTGTTGAGCTCCAATTATAACCTGACCAGCCGGCATGCTCGCACTCAAGCAGGATTCAATACAGGGCGCTTTGATCGTCGCTATGTGCACACGCACTTTTCGCCATGGCGCAGCATTCGATCGGCCGACTACGAGGATTTGGAGTTCACCTGCTGCGATCTGGTGGGCAAGTACATCATCGTGGGCACGCAGCAGGGCGACGGACGAGTGTTCAACATGAACGACGGCGTGGAGCAGTTCTTCTCCAATTGCCACAACTTTAGCGTGGATGCTATTAAGGCGAACAGAGCTGGAGATCTGGTCATCACATCGAGCTTCTGGCGCACGCCAACCAGCATTCTGTGGTCCATCGCCGACGATGAGTTCAAGTTGAAGCTGCGTCTGCCTGATGTCACCTACTGTGAGTTTAGCCAGACGGCGCAGGATCGCCTCCTGGGCACCCAAAATGAG TGCTGCACGCTCTTTGACATCAATACTGGCTCCAAGGTGGCCTCTTTCACGCCAACCATACCCAATCTGTACACCAAAAACCGAGCGACTCTCTGTCGAACCGATGAATTGATTTTGTCTG ATGGCGTGCTGTGGGATGTGCGTTCCGGCAAGGAAATCCACAAGTTTGAGAAGTTCAATCAATGCATATCAGGCGTCTTTCATCCAAATTGCCTGGAG ATCATCGCCAACACCGAGGTGTGGGATCTGCGCACCTTCCACTTGCTGCAGACGGTGCCCGTGCTGGATCAGCGCAACTGCACCTTCTCGCCGATGCATGTGATCTACGGGGCCAGTTTGGGGGCGGACAGGGACCACGACATGGAGACGACCACCTACGACACCAGCTTTAATGTGCTGGACGCGTACGACTACTCGAGCATTGCGACCATCGACGTGAAGCGCAACATCAACGATCTAAGCGTCAGCGCCAACGGGAGCCTGATCGCAGTGGTCGAGGACTACAGCGGCTACGAGTCGAAGCAGGAGACCTACGTGAAGATCTACGCGGTGGGCGTGAAGAAGAGCGAGCGGTCGGAAGAG GAAGATGATGAGGAGGTGCCCGAATCTGATGAGGACGGTTCGGAAACGGGCTCCGAGAACA CTTTTGCTCTAGGTCCGAATTTCATGGGATTCCCGCTGCTGCGCAACCTGGGACTCGGCTCGGataacgacgacgacgacggcgaCCTGGATGATGACGGCGATGATGGAGACCTGATGGACTCCGATGACGACatggacgacgacgacggtTCGGACAATGGCGATGACGAAGGCGACTTTGAAGACGTGCTCGAATACTTCGAGAGGAGCAGCTCAGACG ATTGA
- the mahj gene encoding protein mahjong isoform X2 produces the protein MSEGSGSENAAAAEASAEAAAEAEAATEAALMAEAVAVAYQSEDEEEAEVEVEEDQEAADNQDEEPAEQQDGEGEAEAEEDADAMSVENAENESDSGGNPEEAAAADRRQATKKELTQIIDKWEQQQTQNGYDPVPTLRSLAEIFEREKDVYRRKDPDPLDSRHPYRADPSCQYGLLLKLLFRKDTFMSKLLNDYLRENYFSRQSVSRSSLELNILACRLILEIMPGMETSAVFQTAEGDGTINRIYTWAEDSIEPLQSYATGLLAEAMEVSDIAINFRDQNIRLVPKMIKRLHMLLAISKSPDANTSLNNQSADSSAAGMLSWVACASNASAPQSPQHNGSGMGASSSQHGDASNMSILFENSRDAFPVSRYYKRMYIPLHPPTADTSQMLIMRFLTSLGEYQEFLAMAFENNVMQLIFGYLENLDRRDTCLAYEVLKYLASLLCHKKFALEFISHGGLELLLKVPRPSLATTGVSIAIYYLAYCEDAMERICSMQRSLISELVRYALWILGRCHDSSKCHATMFFSLSFQFKVILEEFDAQDGLRKLYNVISVLKILDPSHNDSDNDSDINEDVECASRQMVRHVCVALKRYMEAHFFYKYNSFLCQHNAASSSPSSNHYFNQNPTVAAKLNFDQLHDQIRTLQEHTSIRAHWQPVDQLMKLGGITMLLRIIAFSYDWVNSGRSETVRSALDVLSVCCIIPRVYVVLCERLLMLDKTTTSGFCSVLGAAAGEITSDAEVIKSALAVLCHCVCSPIIRKDSGSSLIKFGNSSRKNKANHKYAEELIERVWECVCSNNGIVVLLSLMQTKGPITDADCIRGMACRALAGLARSDRVRQIVSKLPLFAGGQLQTLMRDPILQEKRAEHVIFQKYALELLERVSGKTKPLNNPLDPSLSNMHKANVIAQTRIQYNKQQLYQLIFEHLESNGLSQTAQMLQREVGLPLQTPTTRSFHQSPFDYKSLPSGSGSLSRNRLRSRMQDVNAAIMGSTDLNRSFGEDSSMAAGAGSSNAGDGGVSIPNFGCLNTTQTPIKIRRTDRNSVSRSIQKQSLEPGGMSVGLPDDGQLHPKRITLNTIVTEYLTNQHSLCNNPVTTCPQFDLYEPHKCPDPKPSRLLSSNYNLTSRHARTQAGFNTGRFDRRYVHTHFSPWRSIRSADYEDLEFTCCDLVGKYIIVGTQQGDGRVFNMNDGVEQFFSNCHNFSVDAIKANRAGDLVITSSFWRTPTSILWSIADDEFKLKLRLPDVTYCEFSQTAQDRLLGTQNECCTLFDINTGSKVASFTPTIPNLYTKNRATLCRTDELILSDGVLWDVRSGKEIHKFEKFNQCISGVFHPNCLEIIANTEVWDLRTFHLLQTVPVLDQRNCTFSPMHVIYGASLGADRDHDMETTTYDTSFNVLDAYDYSSIATIDVKRNINDLSVSANGSLIAVVEDYSGYESKQETYVKIYAVGVKKSERSEEEDDEEVPESDEDGSETGSENSPNFMGFPLLRNLGLGSDNDDDDGDLDDDGDDGDLMDSDDDMDDDDGSDNGDDEGDFEDVLEYFERSSSDD, from the exons ATGTCTGAGGGCAGTGGAAGCGAGAATGCGGCCGCAGCAGAGGCGTCGGCAGAGGCAGCGGCCGAGGCAGAGGCGGCGACCGAGGCCGCGCTGATGGCAGAGGCAGTGGCGGTGGCCTACCAGAGCGAAgatgaggaggaggcggaggtcGAGGTCGAGGAGGATCAGGAGGCGGCCGATAACCAGGACGAGGAGCCCGCCGAACAGCAGGATGGCGAGGGGGAAGCAGAGGCCGAGGAGGATGCCGACGCCATGAGTGTGGAAAACGCGGAAAACGAAAGCGACAGCGGTGGAAATCCGGAGGAGGCTGCTGCCGCCGACCGCCGCCAGGCCACCAAAAAGGAGCTCACCCAGATCATCGACAAGtgggagcagcagcagacccAAAATGGCTACGATCCAGTGCCCACTTTGAGGAG TCTGGCGGAGATCTTTGAGCGCGAGAAGGACGTTTACCGGCGCAAGGACCCAGATCCCTTGGACTCGCGACATCCCTACAGAGCCGATCCCAGCTGCCAGTACGGATTGCTGCTGAAGCTGCTCTTTCGCAAGGATACCTTTATGAGCAAA CTACTCAACGACTATCTGCGTGAGAACTACTTCAGTCGCCAGAGCGTTAGTCGCAGTTCTCTGGAACTGAACATCCTGGCCTGCCGCCTCATCCTGGAGATCATGCCGGGCATGGAGACCTCTGCCGTCTTCCAGACCGCCGAAGGTGACGGCACCATCAACCGCATCTACACCTGGGCGGAGGACAGCATTGAACCGCTGCAGAGCTATGCCACTGGACTTTTGGCGGAAGCCATGGAAGTCAGCGACATTGCCATCAACTTCCGGGATCAGAACATCCGCCTGGTGCCCAAGATGATCAAGCGCCTGCACATGCTGCTGGCCATCAGCAAGAGTCCGGATGCGAATACCTCGCTAAACAACCAATCGGCGGACAGCAGTGCGGCGGGAATGCTCAGCTGGGTGGCCTGCGCCAGCAATGCCTCTGCACCGCAGTCGCCGCAGCACAATGGCAGCGGAATGGGAGCCAGTTCCTCGCAGCATGGCGACGCCTCCAATATGTCCATACTCTTCGAGAACAGCCGGGATGCCTTTCCCGTGTCCCGCTATTACAAACGGATGTACATCCCATTGCATCCGCCCACGGCGGACACCAGCCAAATGCTAATCATGCGCTTCCTAACCAGCCTCGGCGAATATCAGGAGTTCCTGGCCATGGCCTTTGAAAACAATGTGATGCAGCTGATCTTCGGCTACCTGGAGAACTTGGATCGCAGAGACACCTGCTTGGCCTACGAGGTTCTCAAGTATCTGGCTTCGCTTCTCTGCCACAAGAAGTTTGCCTTGGAGTTTATTTCCCACGGCGGACTGGAG ttaCTTTTAAAAGTACCACGCCCCAGTTTGGCCACCACAGGCGTTTCCATCGCCATCTACTACCTCGCCTACTGCGAGGACGCCATGGAGCGCATCTGCAGTATGCAACGTTCACTCATTTCGGAGCTGGTGCGCTACGCCCTTTGGATCCTGGGTCGCTGCCATGACTCCTCCAAGTGCCATGCCACCATGTTCTTCAGTCTGAGCTTCCAGTTTAAGGTTATTCTAGAGGAGTTCGATGCCCAGGATGGACTGAGAAAGCTCTACAATGTG ATCTCAGTGCTGAAGATCCTTGATCCGAGTCACAATGACAGCGACAACGACTCTGATATCAACGAAGATGTGGAATGTGCTTCCCGGCAAATGGTGCGCCATGTGTGCGTAGCTTTAAAGCGCTATATGGAGGCGCACTTTTTCTACAAGTACAACAGCTTCCTGTGCCAGCACAACGCGGCCTCCTCGTCGCCTTCGTCCAACCACTACTTCAACCAGAATCCCACAGTGGCGGCCAAGCTGAATTTCGACCAGCTGCACGACCAGATTCGCACGCTCCAAGAGCACACCTCAATTCGGGCTCACTGGCAGCCGGTGGATCAGCTGATGAAGCTCGGCGGCATCACCATGCTGCTCAGGATCATCGCCTTTAGCTACGATTGGGTGAACAGCGGACGCTCGGAGACGGTGCGTTCGGCCTTGGATGTCTTGAGCGTTTGCTGCATCATTCCACGCGTCTACGTGGTTCTCTGCGAACGTCTGCTGATGCTGGACAAAACTACAACCTCGGGATTCTGCTCTGTTCTGGGCGCTGCTGCAGGAGAGATCACCTCGGATGCGGAGGTTATCAAGTCTGCTTTAGCGGTGCTCTGTCACTGTGTCTGCTCGCCCATCATTCGCAAGGATAGCGGCAGCAGTCTGATTAAGTTTGGAAACTCCTCGCGGAAGAACAAGGCCAATCACAAGTACGCCGAGGAGCTAATTGAGCGGGTGTGGGAGTGTGTGTGCTCCAACAATGGCATCGTAGTGCTGCTATCGCTGATGCAGACCAAGGGACCGATTACGGATGCGGACTGCATCCGAGGAATGGCCTGCCGAGCACTGGCGGGTCTAGCTCGCTCTGATAGAGTGAGGCAAATTGTCAGCAAGCTTCCTTTGTTCGCTGGCGGACAGCTGCAGACACTGATGCGCGATCCCATACTCCAGGAGAAGCGGGCCGAGCATGTGATCTTCCAGAAATACGCGCTGGAGCTGCTCGAAAGGGTTTCGGGCAAGACGAAGCCGCTCAACAATCCGCTGGATCCGTCGCTCTCCAATATGCACAAGGCCAATGTGATTGCCCAGACGCGCATCCAGTACAACAAGCAGCAGCTGTATCAGCTTATATTCGAGCACCTCGAGAGCAATGGTCTTTCGCAGACGGCACAAATGCTGCAGCGTGAGGTGGGTCTTCCACTGCAGACGCCGACCACGCGCAGCTTTCATCAGTCGCCGTTTGACTACAAATCGCTGCCCAGTGGCAGTGGTTCGCTGTCGAGGAATCGCCTGCGAAGCCGCATGCAAGATGTGAATGCAGCGATCATGGGGAGCACAGATTTGAACCGGAGCTTTGGCGAGGATTCATCGATGGCTGCGGGAGCAGGAAGCAGCAATGCGGGCGACGGAGGAGTCAGCATACCGAACTTTGGCTGCCTCAACACCACGCAGACGCCCATTAAGATCAGGAGGACAGATAGGAACTCGGTGAGCCGCTCGATTCAGAAGCAATCGCTGGAGCCTGGCGGCATGTCGGTGGGTTTGCCGGATGACGGGCAGCTGCATCCCAAGAGAATCACCCTGAATACCATCGTCACGGAATATCTCACCAATCAGCACTCGCTGTGCAACAATCCGGTGACCACCTGCCCGCAGTTCGATCTGTATGAGCCGCACAAGTGTCCGGATCCCAAGCCCAGTCGTCTGTTGAGCTCCAATTATAACCTGACCAGCCGGCATGCTCGCACTCAAGCAGGATTCAATACAGGGCGCTTTGATCGTCGCTATGTGCACACGCACTTTTCGCCATGGCGCAGCATTCGATCGGCCGACTACGAGGATTTGGAGTTCACCTGCTGCGATCTGGTGGGCAAGTACATCATCGTGGGCACGCAGCAGGGCGACGGACGAGTGTTCAACATGAACGACGGCGTGGAGCAGTTCTTCTCCAATTGCCACAACTTTAGCGTGGATGCTATTAAGGCGAACAGAGCTGGAGATCTGGTCATCACATCGAGCTTCTGGCGCACGCCAACCAGCATTCTGTGGTCCATCGCCGACGATGAGTTCAAGTTGAAGCTGCGTCTGCCTGATGTCACCTACTGTGAGTTTAGCCAGACGGCGCAGGATCGCCTCCTGGGCACCCAAAATGAG TGCTGCACGCTCTTTGACATCAATACTGGCTCCAAGGTGGCCTCTTTCACGCCAACCATACCCAATCTGTACACCAAAAACCGAGCGACTCTCTGTCGAACCGATGAATTGATTTTGTCTG ATGGCGTGCTGTGGGATGTGCGTTCCGGCAAGGAAATCCACAAGTTTGAGAAGTTCAATCAATGCATATCAGGCGTCTTTCATCCAAATTGCCTGGAG ATCATCGCCAACACCGAGGTGTGGGATCTGCGCACCTTCCACTTGCTGCAGACGGTGCCCGTGCTGGATCAGCGCAACTGCACCTTCTCGCCGATGCATGTGATCTACGGGGCCAGTTTGGGGGCGGACAGGGACCACGACATGGAGACGACCACCTACGACACCAGCTTTAATGTGCTGGACGCGTACGACTACTCGAGCATTGCGACCATCGACGTGAAGCGCAACATCAACGATCTAAGCGTCAGCGCCAACGGGAGCCTGATCGCAGTGGTCGAGGACTACAGCGGCTACGAGTCGAAGCAGGAGACCTACGTGAAGATCTACGCGGTGGGCGTGAAGAAGAGCGAGCGGTCGGAAGAG GAAGATGATGAGGAGGTGCCCGAATCTGATGAGGACGGTTCGGAAACGGGCTCCGAGAACA GTCCGAATTTCATGGGATTCCCGCTGCTGCGCAACCTGGGACTCGGCTCGGataacgacgacgacgacggcgaCCTGGATGATGACGGCGATGATGGAGACCTGATGGACTCCGATGACGACatggacgacgacgacggtTCGGACAATGGCGATGACGAAGGCGACTTTGAAGACGTGCTCGAATACTTCGAGAGGAGCAGCTCAGACG ATTGA
- the LOC108056986 gene encoding uncharacterized protein produces MFKLLIIGCLTFLVSLVGAFEEHPHFCIETEPLLLSEIDRHVVMPSEKDLQCHIKATTLTQKEKAALVDTLCADHGSTTIKRDNHHFLRLHNGELNGRGVQSEVCANGADSVLAWVPYHMVLKNYAAELNPKERLTYIAKATNVEREKTELCHFRHTDLVNAVSDNLFTCVVMIFGDNFYGLEDNINVLVELQPLMYQLRNITYLPWRNVSNSYKMHLGDSVLRNPSGERKPIYGSLNYEFVEKILVNMTSVYQDKKLAKLPLLLEHRSSVLELNSDGVGGMEVAEKAYFGRSMDPRSEVKVQVIGQWVDQHREFGADIYEYYGHGLRRYSQPMTGGRLTFVRIDNTEPVFMAPESSNLAKASLFHEQKAGKLKEDPSGNFTEWENVQEDEEPGFYCWFVVTSLFLALLVILGIYLVVRTQSRRTKQRHVYEVANTNVSPTA; encoded by the exons atgtttaaattgcTTATCATCGGATGTCTGACCTTCCTGGTGTCGCTGGTTGGTGCTTTCGAGGAGCACCCCCATTTCTGCATCGAAACGGAGCCGCTCCTCCTGTCCGAGATCGATCGCCATGTGGTTATGCCTAGCGAGAAGGATCTGCAGTGCCACATTAAGGCCACCACGTTGACCCAAAAGGAGAAG GCGGCTCTCGTGGACACCCTGTGCGCGGATCACGGCTCCACGACGATCAAGCGGGATAATCATCACTTCCTGCGGCTGCACAATGGGGAGTTGAATGGACGCGGTGTCCAGTCGGAGGTGTGTGCCAATGGAGCGGATTCTGTCTTGGCCTGGGTGCCCTACCACATGGTGCTCAAGAACTATGCGGCCGAATTGAATCCCAAGGAGCGGCTGACCTACATTGCCAAGGCCACCAATGTGGAGCGCGAGAAGACGGAGCTGTGCCACTTTCGGCACACGGATCTGGTCAATGCGGTGTCCGATAATCTCTTCACCTGCGTGGTCATGATCTTTGGCGATAACTTT TATGGACTGGAGGACAACATCAATGTGCTGGTGGAGCTGCAACCGCTGATGTATCAGCTGAGGAACATCACCTACCTGCCTTGGAGGAATGTTTCCAACAGCTACAAGATGCATTTGGGCGACAGCGTGCTCCGGAATCCCAGTGGCGAACGGAAGCCCATTTACGGCAGCTTGAATTACGAGTTTGTGGAGAAGATCCTGGTGAACATGACCAGTGTCTACCAGGATAAAAAGCTGGCCAAGCTGCCGCTGCTCCTCGAGCATCGTTCTTCTGTTTTAGAACTAAATTCGGATGGAGTGGGCGGCATGGAGGTGGCGGAGAAGGCCTATTTCGGACGCAGCATGGATCCCAGGAGCGAGGTGAAGGTCCAGGTGATTGGCCAGTGGGTGGACCAGCATAGGGAGTTTGGAGCCGACATCTACGAGTATTATGGACATGGTTTGAGGCGCTATTCCCAACCGATGACCGGCGGAAGGCTCACCTTTGTGCGGATCGACAATACGGAGCCGGTTTTCATGGCCCCGGAATCGAGTAATCTGGCCAAGGCCTCGCTTTTCCACGAGCAGAAGGCCGGCAAGCTAAAGGAGGATCCATCGGGCAACTTCACCGAGTGGGAAAACGTccaggaggatgaggagccgGGTTTCTATTGCTGGTTTGTTGTGACCTCCCTTTTCTTGGCCCTCCTCGTTATCCTGGGCATTTACCTAGTGGTTCGCACCCAGAGCAGAAGGACCAAGCAGCGCCATGTGTACGAAGTGGCCAACACGAATGTTTCTCCAACAGcctaa